In a genomic window of Tripterygium wilfordii isolate XIE 37 chromosome 8, ASM1340144v1, whole genome shotgun sequence:
- the LOC120004110 gene encoding GATA zinc finger domain-containing protein 14-like, with translation MNVQKTQQNSNTNGGQQRFQSKGQNFDKNQRFQKNVNNNGQRPRNNTFCSHCKKEGHTIDVCFKIHGYPNDGFKRQRTSQGPWNQNKNYSANHIQGSGNNNSEMSSNSNKMEFTAEQYEKLMCLLNANHAESNSNVGFVASVGGLEHLQEDWNGKFT, from the exons ATGAATGTTCAAAAGACACAACAGAATAGTAACACAAATGGAGGACAGCAAAGATTTCAATCAAAGGGACAAAACTTTGATAAGAACCAGAGATTTCAAAAGAATGTCAACAACAATGGACAGAGACCAAGAAATAACACATTCTGCAGTCATTGCAAGAAAGAGGGACATACCATTGATGTATGTTTCAAGATCCATGGCTATCCAAATGACGGTTTCAAGAGACAGAGAACCAGTCAAGGCCCCtggaatcaaaacaaaaattattcaGCAAACCACATTCAAGGCAGTGGAAACAACAATTCAGAAATGTCAAGCAATTCAAACAAGATGGAATTCACTGCTGAACAATATGAGAAGCTGATGTGTTTGCTGAATGCCAATCATGCAGAGTCAAATTCAAATGTGGGCTTTGTTGCTAGTGTGGGAG GACTTGAGCACCTGCAGGAAGATTGGAATGGAAAGTTTACTTAA
- the LOC120003452 gene encoding PLASMODESMATA CALLOSE-BINDING PROTEIN 5-like: MDGRVICPLVHLLLAFLFCSSGSITIARKLELGDTKEHRILIFEENLQKLTMIFTTQKDITTPITTVPTITPTNPTPSTTPIMNPNSDPDSTTSPMTPTPMVTPAPTTSSPVSGSGGVSWCVASQSASPTALQVALDYACGFGDGADCSAIQGGGTCYNPNTLHDHASYAFNIYYQKNPVPTSCNFGGTAVTTSTNPSTGTCQYPSTSTSSSVLNTTNSDGARVYGAVPYTPSPATSSAYIIQICCLSLPTITFLLTMHALH; this comes from the exons atggATGGCAGAGTTATCTGTCCTCTAGTACATCTTCTGTTAGCCTTCCTCTTCTGTTCATCAG GTTCGATCACTATTGCAAGAAAGTTGGAATTAGGGGATACAAAAGAGCACCGTATCcttatttttgaagaaaatttacaaaaattaaCAATGATTTTCACTACCCAAAAGGACATCACCACTCCAATAACAACGGTTCCAACAATAACGCCGACTAATCCCACACCATCAACCACTCCAATCATGAACCCTAATTCGGATCCGGACTCAACCACATCACCCATGACACCGACACCAATGGTGACCCCAGCCCCGACAACATCGTCACCGGTGAGTGGTTCTGGAGGAGTGAGCTGGTGTGTGGCTAGCCAAAGTGCATCACCAACAGCATTACAGGTGGCATTGGACTATGCTTGTGGGTTTGGTGATGGTGCTGATTGCTCAGCAATTCAGGGAGGTGGAACTTGTTACAATCCTAACACACTCCATGACCACGCTTCCTATGCGTTCAACATTTATTATCAGAAGAATCCTGTTCCTACTAGTTGCAATTTTGGAGGAACTGCTGTCACTACCAGCACTAACCCAA GTACGGGAACATGTCAATATCCATCCACAag CACGAGTTCATCCGTATTGAATACAACAAATTCAGATGGTGCAAGGGTTTATGGAGCAGTGCCTTATACCCCCTCTCCCGCAACTTCATCGGCTTACATAATTCAAATCTGCTGCTTGTCACTGCCTACCATCACATTTCTCCTAACTATGCATGCTCTACATTAA
- the LOC120003616 gene encoding uncharacterized protein LOC120003616, with the protein MRMDLNPRLGTKRPREATTITFTKEDATGVIFPHNDGLMISLQIGATIVKRMKVDQGSSAEIMYYSLFQKLGKTHADLIPVPAHLVGLNATPVWPLGRIRMPITAGPRTV; encoded by the coding sequence ATGCGGATGGATCTTAATCCCCGTTTGGGAACAAAGAGACCAAGGGAGGCAACCACAATCACTTTCACTAAGGAAGATGCAACAGGAGTCATCTTTCCGCATAATGATGGCCTCATGATCTCCCTGCAAATCGGAGCAACAATAGTGAAGCGAATGAAGGTAGATCAAGGGAGTTCCGCGGAGATCATGTATTATTCACTCTTCCAGAAGTTAGGGAAAACTCATGCAGATTTGATTCCTGTTCCAGCACATCTGGTGGGCCTTAATGCGACCCCAGTTTGGCCTCTTGGAAGGATACGAATGCCAATCACGGCAGGTCCAAGAACAGTTTAG